In the genome of Blastocatellia bacterium, the window ATCCCAAGAGTTGGGGATGCCTGGATCTGTTCAAGCAACCGGAAGAATCGCTCAAACTCGCTGCCAACTACAAGCATTGGATTTGTGATGAAGCCAAGATGAAATTGACCAAACCGGATTCGATATACATGCACTGCTTGCCGGCAGACCGCGGCTACGAAGTGACGGATGAAGTGATTGATGGACCTCATTCGGTTGTCTACGACGAGGCGGAGAATCGGCTCCACACGGCCAAAGCGATCATGGCCCTGACGATGTAAGGCGCTTCTTACAGCAGCTTGTAGGGCGTGCGAGGGCCTGACAAGCTGAACTGCTTGCCCGCCTGACAATGCGATACCAATTGCGGAGAAAAAGACCACATTCATAGAGTCAAAAAGCATGGCAAGACCTGAACTGACTGAGCGGGCCTCCGCACCGACCGTTCGAACCCATGCCTCATGACAAAATGCGAGAATTAGTTTATCCTTAGCGCCTCGTTACATGCAGCAGGAGGTGTTGTCGTGAAGCGATGTGGTTGTGCCTTGATTGTTTTGATGATCATGATTAGCCCAGCCGGGCGTGCATACGCGCAGCAACGGGCCGCTCAGCAATCGGAAGATGTCCAGTCGCCTCCGGCCAAATCGCTCAAGCGATTGCCAGCGCATCCGCACGCGGAATACATCATCAGTCCGGGTGATGTGCTTTCTATCCGCGTGTTCCAGCAGCCGGACATGAGCGGTGAAATGCGCGTGAGCGCGCAAGGGTATATCCGCATCATGTTCGTCGAGGAGCCAATCAAAGCGGCTGGGTTGACGGAGTGGGAGCTGGCCGATTTGATCAAGGAGAAACTTCGTGTGGTGTTGCGTGATCCGCAAGTCTCCGTGCAGGTGAAAGAAGGGCGCCAGGATTTTGCTTACATCCTAGGTGCTGTCAATGAAGCGATGCCTGTGCCCGTTGATTCGGACACGCGGCTGCTGACCATGATCGCGCGCGCCAAAGGCTTATCCGAGCGAGCTGGGCCGGTGGCCTACATCTTGCGCGGGAGTGTCTGGGCTGGTGTGCACACGCCGGCTTCAGCCGACGAGGACGAAGTGCGACTTAGTGCCGTAATCGAGACCGTTGATTTGACCAAAATGATGAAAGGAGCCGTTGAGCTGAACAAGCGCATCTATGCCGGCGATGTGGTGAGCATTCCGGAAGCTGGCAAAGTGTTCGTTGGCGGCGCCGTCAATAAACCTGATGCGTTTGATCTGCGCGGCGAGTTAACCTTGACGCAGGCCATCACGCTGGCGAACGGCACGAAACCCGATGCCAAGAAGAGTCGCGTCACTATTGTGCGGCAAGACCCGGATAGATCGTCCCTGATCGAGCTGGCGGTCAATCTAAGCGAAATCGAGCGAGACCCTAAAAAAGACGTTAAGCTGCAAGTGGGTGATGTCGTCTATGTGCCATCATCAACCGCTAAGAACTTGGGACTAGCTTTGCTCAATTCCCTGGCGGTACAAGCGGCGCTGTTGCCCATCTACATCATACGCTAAGTTTTTAATCAACAAGGAGTGTTTCATATCACCGGTGGTGATGCGGGAAACACGATGAAGAACAAGCACCGATTGACTGATTGAAAATCTGTTCATCAGTGAATCTGTGCCTACATTTTCAGCAGGAGTGGTCGTGCAACTGTTGGCCTTTTGGAAGCGAGCTGGATTACTGTTGTTGTTCGGCAGTTTGCTGCTGCTTGGATACCTGCACGCTTATAACCGTGTTCGCAGTCAGATGCTCAACCTCACCGTCGGCGATGCGGGAAATTTGCATCGCTCGTTGGCGTTGAATCCACAGCAGCCGGCGGTGCACAGCCGATTGGGAATGTATTACCTCTCCAATCCAATCCTGTTTGACCCTGAGCGGGCGTTGCATCATTTTCAAGCAGCCGTGCAGCTTGAGCCATTTTCTCATCGAGCCTGGTCGGATGTCGCCCGCGGCTATGAGCAGATGAATCAACCAACGCAGGCTGCTGCCGCATATCAGATGGCCATCACGCTGGCTCCTCACTTCTTTCGGCCTCACTGGATGTATGCCAATTTTTTATTGCGTCAAGGCCAGATCGAGTCGGCCATAGCAGCATTTCGTCGCGTCGTTGAAATTGATCCACGTTCCAGTGAAGCGGTTTGCCAAACGCTATGGCAAGCTACAGGCGGCGACGCGGGCGCCGTGGCGCGATTCGGTCACAGCTTGCAAACAGCCGGCGCTCAATGGGGCATTGGTCAATGTTTGGCTCAACGCGGTCAATACGGGCCGAGCCTTGAGCTATGGCGGGCCGTGCCTGCTGCTGACCCGCTGAAGCGGGAAGCCGGTCGCTGGCTCCTGGCCTCACTGAGAGAGGCCAAACAATGGTCTTACTTGAATGAAGTGTGGCGCGAAGTCGCACCCCTCGTAGAGCCGCACACATCGCCCGCCGAGGATCTCTTCTGGAATGGTGGATTTGAGCGGGAGCCGATTCGATACGGCTTTGATTGGGTCATCAGTAGCACTGAGCAGGTCGAGGCGCGAATGGATACGACAACCGCGCATCAAGGCCGTCGCTCGTTGCGGCTGGATTTCAAGCATCACCAAAATGTCTTTTATGATGGCGTCAGCCATGATCTGGCCGTGAGGCCGCTGACGCGTTACCGGTTGCAGTTTTATTACAAGACTGAAGGTCTCCTTGCTACTCACGGTGTAGCGGTTGTTCTGACTGACGTGGAGGATTCCGGGCGATTCCGCGTGCAGTCAGCGCCGCTCAGCGCAGAGCCCGATTGGACGCTCGGCCAGATGGAACTGACCACGCCGGCAGAGACGCGATTCATTCGACTGACGCTTGTCCGGTTGGTCGGTGAGAAAATCTATGACTTCATTCAGGGTCGAGTGTGGTTTGATTCATTTGCCTTCATGCCTGTTGATCATGCCGCCGCTCAGTCGCGCTCTTGAAGTAAGAGGGGACGTGCCAGTGGCACGTATGCTCGGATGCGTGTTAGGATAACCGCGGTCTAAAAGGGGAGCCCGGATCCAAAAATATGACTCACGAGACTCGGCAAAGCCGACTTGGCAAGGGATATGCCTTGCAGGGCGGCAGCCTGTCTGAGTGTGAGAGGCCACTCAACTATCGAACGGCGCTGACCGGCTAAAACGCGGCCAGCAAATTGTCGGCCAACCTGATCCACACGCGAACTTGCAAGGTTCGAAATTGCCAGTGTCGCAAGGGAGCGCCTCGAGGCACGCCGGAAAAAGCCGGTGAAGTTGGCGCGCTTGATAACGCGCGTGTAGGATTTTGTTTGCGCTGCGCCCGTTGTGGATGAAAGCTTGAGCACTCACATGGCGAGCATTTTATTGACTGGTTGCGCCGGCTTCATCGGCGCGAAGGTGTGTGAAACGCTGCTGGAGATGGGCCATGCCGTTGTCGGCGTGGATAATCTGAACCAAGCTTACGATGTGCGGCTCAAGCAATGGCGGCTGTCTCAACTGACTGGCCGGGCAGGATTCACGTTTCACCCGCTGGACATTGTAGACCGTCATGCTATGCGACGTTTCTGGACGGAGTCATTTTCGGCAAACCGCTCGAATACATCTGGGTGGAGCGCGGTGATCAATCTGGCCGCGCGCGCCGGCGTGCGGCCGTCAGTGGAGGACCCGTGGCTCTATTACGATACCAATGTGACCGGGACACTTAATCTGTTGGAGTTGTGCCACGAGTTCGGCGTGCGGAAATTTGTGCAAGCGTCCACCTCAAGCGTGTATGGTGACAGCGCCGTTCAACCGTTTACCGAAGATGCTGTGACGGATCGTCCACTGTCGCCTTATGCAGCGTCCAAAAAAGCTGCCGAGGTGTTATGTCACACCTATCATCATCTGTATGGGCTGGATGTCACTGTGCTGCGTTACTTCACCGTCTATGGGCCAGCCGGACGTCCCGATATGAGTATGTTTCGCTTCGTGCAATGGATTAGCCGGGGCCGACCCGTCACGATCTATGGCGATGGCCAGCAATCGCGCGATTTCACCTATGTGGACGATGTCGCTCACGGGACAGTAGCCGGGCTGAAGCCGCTTGGTTACGAAGTGATCAATTTAGGATCAGACCGTCCGGTGGTCTTGATAGAAATCATTCGCTTGATTGAAGACCGGCTGGGACGCCGCGCGCGGCTTGAGTTCGAACCGCGACATCCCGCTGATGTGTTGGCTACATGGGCGAACATTGAAAAAGCTGGTCGGTTGTTAGAGTGGCGTCCACACACAGCGATTGAAACAGGAGTAGAGCGGTTGGTCAGTTGGTATCAGGAGAATGAATCCTGGGCGCAGCACCTTGCCACAGAGTGACGGTGACAGAAGCCCGGCGGATGACCATGCAGAATTAGCATGCAAAGATCGCAAGACACTCAGCATGATCGGCCCGCGCAGGGGTTGACCCAGCGCACGTTGGGAGGTTTGTTCTGGGCCTCGTCAGGCGCGTTGGTTCAACTTGTATTGCAGGTGGCCACGCTCGTGTTGTTTGCTCGTTTACTGACGCCGGCCGATTTTGGCCTGATCGGCGCGGCGATGGTGATCATTGGATTTGGTCAGATTTTTGCTCAGCTCAGTGTTGGTTCAGCGATAGTGCAACGGGCGAGGCTGGCGGCTCGGCATGTGCGCACCGGTTTTACGCTGTCGCTGTTGCTGGGCATGCTGTTGAGTGGTTTGATGGTCGTATTGGCGCCGTTGATCGCGCAATTTTTCCGCATGTCGGCGCTGACGCCGGTTGTGCAAGCCTTGGCGCCGATCTTTTTGTTGAGAGGGGTTGGTGTAGTGGCTGCGGCGCTGCTGCAGCGGAACATGCGATTTCGTTTGTTAGCGCGTGTCGAGATTATTTCGTTTGGCATTGGCTATGGCGTAGTCGGTTTGACGTTAGCGTGGTTGGGGTACGGTGTATGGGCGCTGGTTGGCGCTCATCTTGGCCAGGTTACTTTAGAGACGATGATGTTACTGATCGCGCAGCCGCATCCGAAGCGGTTTGCAGTGAACAGGCGTGCCTGCCGCGAGCTGATGGCGTTCGGCAGCGGATTTACAATGGCCAAGGTGGCTAACTTTTTTGCGCTTCAGGGCGATAACATGGTGGTCGGGCGATGGCTCGGCGCGGATGCCCTGGGACTCTACAGTCGCGCGTACCGGTTGATGTCGTTTCCGGCGAATCTGTTTGGCGAGACGGTCGAGCGTGTTTTATTTCCGGCGCTCTCGCAAGCGCAAGATGATGACCAACGGTTGAGCATGGCTTATCGGCGTGGCATGGCATTGACGGCGTTGCTGGTCATGCCGGCCAGCGCCATCGCGATTGTGCTCGGGCCGGAGCTGGTCCATGTAGCCTTGGGGCCATCCTGGAAGGGCGCTGTGCTGCCACTGCAAGTGCTCGCTGTGGGCATGTTCTTTCGCACTGGTTACAAGTTGAGCGGGACGCTGGCGCGGGCCAAAGGAGCCGTGCATCGGCTGGCCTTTTATCATGCCATCTATGCGGTCTTGGTGGTCGCCGGCGCATGGATTGGTCATTGGGCTGGCCTTGCTGGAGTGGCCTGGGGCGTGGTTGGCGCGTTGGCAATTCAGTATCTGTTGCTGGCTCGACTGAGCATATCGGTGACGTCACTTCGATGGCGCGAGTTCATTGGCGCGCACGCTTCAGCCGTTGCACTGACGGTCGTCGTCGCCATGATTGTTTGGAGCGTGGCAGCGTGGCTGCGCGGATGGGAAGCATCGGCGGCATTGGTGTTGATCGGCGCGTTGATCGCTGTGGGCATGAGCCTGTGTGTGTTGATTTGGCTTGCGCCGGTTTTCTGGCTGGGCAAGGACGGCGTGTGGTGGTTACACACGTTGTCGCGCTACGGCTCGCTCGATTTCAAGCTGCTCAGATACGTCAAGACGTGATTCCGGCCTACGAGTTTCGTGGGTGGCATGAGCCGCATCATTGCTGTGATGGTCGAGCCGACGAGTCTGACAGAAAAATCCTATTGGGATCGCAAATGGGACGCGCGCGCGCCTGCGCGGCGGCTCAATCTGCGCGAGTATCTCAATAGTCGAATCGCGGCGATGCTGGCCGACGTGCTACCGCCTACGCCGGCGCGTGTGCTGGAAGTTGGCGCGGCCGATTCGCTCTGGCTGCCATATCTTGGAAGCACGTATGGCTATGAGGTCGTAGGCGTGGATTATTCCCGCGTTGGCTGCCAGCGGCTCGTCGCCAATCTGGCGGAGATGCCTGGCGAAGCGATGGTGGTTGAAGGCGATGTGACTCAGCCATGTTTCGCGCCGGGCAGCTTTGACGTGGTATTCTCAAATGGCTTTATCGAGCATTTCACCGAGTATGGCCAGTTGGTCGCGCTGTTCCGGTCGTGGCTCAAACCGCGTGGCTTATTGATCACGCTGGTGCCCAACAAGCATTATGCGTTTCGTTATGTGGAGCAGTGGATCGCGCCGACGCAGTACCACGCGCATGTGTTGATCGAACCGAGCGATTTGCAAAAGGCCTATGAGCAAGCCGGATTGCAAGAGATCGTAGCCGGCTATCTCGGCTCGTTCGCCACGTGGAAGTACAACAGCAAAGCCAAAGGGCTGACACGCTGGCTGCTGCGCGTCTCAGCCAAAGCGATCGGTTGGCCCGTTCACACCGTGTTGAGAACAACTGGGTGGACGCCTGAGAGCCGAATGTTTTCTCCGCTGGTGTACGCCGTCGGTCGAGCGCCGCAGTGAACAGTGAAGCCAGGAGCGAAACTGATGAACGTAGCCATTATCACTGCCCGCGCAGGCAGCAAATCAATCCTCAACAAAAATGTGATGCCAGTGGCCGGTCGTCCGCTGATCGCCTATCCGATTGAAGCAGCTCGGCAGGCGCGGCTGATCGAGCGCGTCTATGTCTCTACCGACGGTGACGCGATTGCTCGTGTGGCCGAACAACTGGGTTGCGAGATCATCTGGCGACCCGACGAGCTGGGCGGCGACCATGTCAACCACGGCGATGTGATTAAACACGCGGTCGAGACCGTTGATGCTCGCATCGCGACGTTACAGAATGTGGTGTTGCTGCTCGGCAATACCGTCATGATTGACGGCGAGTTGATTGATCAGGCACTCACGCTGCTTGGCGAGCGCGATGATATAGATTCGGTGATGAGCGTTTGGGAGGCGGCTGATGATCATCCTTACCGTGCGCTGCGGATCAGAGAAGACGGGTTGATTGATACGTTTGGCGATGCGCCTCGGCTGGTCTCGACCGAGCGGCAGTCCTATCCGAAAGCCTACTACTACGATCAAGGCGTCTGGGCTTTCCGCAAAGACTGCGTGCAACGACGCGATGGTCCCAATCCCTGGTGGTGGATGGGCAAGCGCGTCGCGCCGATCATTCGCACATGGATCACCGGGCGCGATATTCACACGTTGTTCGACGCGGCCATCGCTGAATGGTACGTGCAGAATCGCCAGATGATTAAAGCCTCGCTGGAAGAGCGCACGCTGAGCCTTCCCTGAGAGGCATTACGGCGCGTCGAGGTAATATGAAAAACCTACGCCAACGATTACGCGCCGGTGATTACGTCATCGGCAGTTGGATTAGCTCTGGCAGTCCGGTCGTCGCGGAGTTGATGGCCGCGATGGGCTTTGACTTCCTGACGGTGGATGTAGAGCATTCAGCAGTCGAGTTACCTGAGACGCAGGCGTTGTTTCAGGCGATTCGGTCCGGGCATGCGGATTGCGCGCCGCTGGTGCGCTTGCCGGGCGATGAGTATGCCGTCACCAAACGCTACATGGATGCTGGCGCCGCCGGCGTGATTGCCCCGCTGATCAATCGGCCGGAGCAGGTCCATGCCATCGTGCGGGCGGTGAAGTATCCGCCGCTCGGTGAGCGTGGCGTCGGATTCTGTCGCGCTAATCAGTACGGCACGCGGCTGGAAGAGGCCGTAGCGGCGGCCAATGAAGAGACGCTCGTGTGCATTCAAATCGAACACGTTGACGGCCTGCGCCATCTGGACGAGATTCTTGCTGTGCCCGGCATTGATGCGGTGCTCATCGGCCCTTATGATCTGAGCGCCTCAATGGGATTGACGGCTCAGCTCGATCATCCTGATGTGCTGGCGGCCAAGCAGCGGATTCTCGCGGCCTGCCGCGCGCGCGGTCTCGCAGCCGGCATCCACGTTGTGCAGCCCGACGTGGATCAAGCTGTGCATTACTTACAGCAAGGCTATCGCATGATCGCTTACAGCCTCGACATTACCATGCTCGCATGCCTGTGTCGGCAAGGACTTGGTGAAATCCGACGGCGAGTTCCGCAGTCGGCGAGCGCCGCGTGAGCGATCAACTCGCGTTGCTGGCTCTTTACTCGCTCCGTAGTCATCAGACGGCGCCGGCGAGCGCCGCGTGAATGCTCAATGCGCCTTGCTGGCGCACAAAACCAAAATCGGCTCATGTAACACCTTGGTCTATGGCTCCGCGCGTTTCCATTGTCATCCGTTGTTTTAATGAAGAGGAACATATTGGTCGTCTGCTCAGCGGCATCATGCAGCAGACGGTGACCGATGTGGAAATCATCGTGGTGGATTCTGGTTCGACCGATGCCACGCTCTCCATTGCCACGCGCTATCCGGTGAAGGTCTTGACGATTCGTCCTGAAGAATTTTCCTTCGGTCGTTCGCTCAATACCGGTTGTCAGGCGGCCACGGCTGAGTTCATCGTCATCTGCAGCGCGCACACTTATCCGGTTTATAACGACTGGCTCGAACAATTGCTTGCTCCGTTTGCCGATCCGCGCATCGCGCTGGCTTACGGCAAGCAGCGCGGCCATGAACAGACCAAGTATGCTGAGCAGCAAGTCTTTGCTCATTGGTTTCCTGCTCAGTCCAATTGGTGTCAGGCTCACCCATTTTGCAATAACGGCAATGCCGCGATTCGCCGGTCGCTCTGGCAGCAATGGCCGTATAACGAGGAGCTAACCGGGCTAGAGGATTTGGATTGGGCGCATCGCATGATCACCGAAGGGTATCGTCTTGCCTATGTGGCTGAGGCGGAGGTCGTGCATGTGCATAACGAAACATGGCGTCAGATTTACAATCGCTATCGGCGCGAAGCAATCGCCTTCAAACGCATCTTTCCTCACGAGCAATTCGGCTTGTGGGATTTGATCCGATTATTCACATCGAATGTGCTCAGCGATTATTACCATGCGTGGCAGGATCGAGTCTTGTTGCAGCATCTCGTTGAGATTCCATTGTTCCGATGGATGCAATTTTACGGGACGTATCGCGGCTATGGGCATCGTGGGCCGATCACGGGTCCGCTGCGTCAGACGTTCTATTATCCTCGCGCGTTGACTCGACCGACGCCCCAGATGGATGCGACCCGCCGGCATCGAGCGATTGATTACAACCGGTCGGCGCAGGAGAAATCTGTTGGTCAAGTACGTTGACATCTCATTGCCGATCAGTCCGGCGTTGCCGACGTGGCCGGGCGCGCCGCCTGTGGCGTTTGAGCGGCGGCTGGACATGGCGCGCGGCGACGCGGTCAACGATACAAATATGTTTTGCAACGTCCATGTGGGCACGCACATTGACGCGCCGTTGCATCACCTTGAAGATGGGTTGAGCGCGGCCGAGTTGCCGCTGGAGTCTTGCATCGGGCCGGCGCTGGTCGCCGATGCGTCTGATGCGGACGTCATCACAGCGGCGAGGCTTGATGCGCTGGGCGTGCCGCCGATGGTTGAACGATTGCTCTTGCGCACGCGCAATTCGCAATGGTGGGCGGCTGGCGTGCGCGAGTTTCGCGCCGATTACGTGGCGCTCACAGCCGAGGCGGCCCAGTGGATTGTGGAGCGCGGCATCCGGCTGATCGGCGTGGATTATCTGTCAGTCCAACGCTATCAGGACGGCCCTGAGACGCATAGGATTTTGCTCCGCGCCGGCGTGATCGTGCTGGAAGGAGTCTCGTTAGCGCACGTCTCGCCCGGACTGTATGAATTGATTTGCTTGCCAATGA includes:
- a CDS encoding oligosaccharide flippase family protein — protein: MQRSQDTQHDRPAQGLTQRTLGGLFWASSGALVQLVLQVATLVLFARLLTPADFGLIGAAMVIIGFGQIFAQLSVGSAIVQRARLAARHVRTGFTLSLLLGMLLSGLMVVLAPLIAQFFRMSALTPVVQALAPIFLLRGVGVVAAALLQRNMRFRLLARVEIISFGIGYGVVGLTLAWLGYGVWALVGAHLGQVTLETMMLLIAQPHPKRFAVNRRACRELMAFGSGFTMAKVANFFALQGDNMVVGRWLGADALGLYSRAYRLMSFPANLFGETVERVLFPALSQAQDDDQRLSMAYRRGMALTALLVMPASAIAIVLGPELVHVALGPSWKGAVLPLQVLAVGMFFRTGYKLSGTLARAKGAVHRLAFYHAIYAVLVVAGAWIGHWAGLAGVAWGVVGALAIQYLLLARLSISVTSLRWREFIGAHASAVALTVVVAMIVWSVAAWLRGWEASAALVLIGALIAVGMSLCVLIWLAPVFWLGKDGVWWLHTLSRYGSLDFKLLRYVKT
- a CDS encoding ornithine carbamoyltransferase; this encodes PKSWGCLDLFKQPEESLKLAANYKHWICDEAKMKLTKPDSIYMHCLPADRGYEVTDEVIDGPHSVVYDEAENRLHTAKAIMALTM
- a CDS encoding tetratricopeptide repeat protein; its protein translation is MQLLAFWKRAGLLLLFGSLLLLGYLHAYNRVRSQMLNLTVGDAGNLHRSLALNPQQPAVHSRLGMYYLSNPILFDPERALHHFQAAVQLEPFSHRAWSDVARGYEQMNQPTQAAAAYQMAITLAPHFFRPHWMYANFLLRQGQIESAIAAFRRVVEIDPRSSEAVCQTLWQATGGDAGAVARFGHSLQTAGAQWGIGQCLAQRGQYGPSLELWRAVPAADPLKREAGRWLLASLREAKQWSYLNEVWREVAPLVEPHTSPAEDLFWNGGFEREPIRYGFDWVISSTEQVEARMDTTTAHQGRRSLRLDFKHHQNVFYDGVSHDLAVRPLTRYRLQFYYKTEGLLATHGVAVVLTDVEDSGRFRVQSAPLSAEPDWTLGQMELTTPAETRFIRLTLVRLVGEKIYDFIQGRVWFDSFAFMPVDHAAAQSRS
- a CDS encoding aldolase/citrate lyase family protein; protein product: MKNLRQRLRAGDYVIGSWISSGSPVVAELMAAMGFDFLTVDVEHSAVELPETQALFQAIRSGHADCAPLVRLPGDEYAVTKRYMDAGAAGVIAPLINRPEQVHAIVRAVKYPPLGERGVGFCRANQYGTRLEEAVAAANEETLVCIQIEHVDGLRHLDEILAVPGIDAVLIGPYDLSASMGLTAQLDHPDVLAAKQRILAACRARGLAAGIHVVQPDVDQAVHYLQQGYRMIAYSLDITMLACLCRQGLGEIRRRVPQSASAA
- a CDS encoding glycosyltransferase family 2 protein; its protein translation is MAPRVSIVIRCFNEEEHIGRLLSGIMQQTVTDVEIIVVDSGSTDATLSIATRYPVKVLTIRPEEFSFGRSLNTGCQAATAEFIVICSAHTYPVYNDWLEQLLAPFADPRIALAYGKQRGHEQTKYAEQQVFAHWFPAQSNWCQAHPFCNNGNAAIRRSLWQQWPYNEELTGLEDLDWAHRMITEGYRLAYVAEAEVVHVHNETWRQIYNRYRREAIAFKRIFPHEQFGLWDLIRLFTSNVLSDYYHAWQDRVLLQHLVEIPLFRWMQFYGTYRGYGHRGPITGPLRQTFYYPRALTRPTPQMDATRRHRAIDYNRSAQEKSVGQVR
- a CDS encoding GDP-mannose 4,6-dehydratase — encoded protein: MASILLTGCAGFIGAKVCETLLEMGHAVVGVDNLNQAYDVRLKQWRLSQLTGRAGFTFHPLDIVDRHAMRRFWTESFSANRSNTSGWSAVINLAARAGVRPSVEDPWLYYDTNVTGTLNLLELCHEFGVRKFVQASTSSVYGDSAVQPFTEDAVTDRPLSPYAASKKAAEVLCHTYHHLYGLDVTVLRYFTVYGPAGRPDMSMFRFVQWISRGRPVTIYGDGQQSRDFTYVDDVAHGTVAGLKPLGYEVINLGSDRPVVLIEIIRLIEDRLGRRARLEFEPRHPADVLATWANIEKAGRLLEWRPHTAIETGVERLVSWYQENESWAQHLATE
- a CDS encoding polysaccharide biosynthesis/export family protein encodes the protein MKRCGCALIVLMIMISPAGRAYAQQRAAQQSEDVQSPPAKSLKRLPAHPHAEYIISPGDVLSIRVFQQPDMSGEMRVSAQGYIRIMFVEEPIKAAGLTEWELADLIKEKLRVVLRDPQVSVQVKEGRQDFAYILGAVNEAMPVPVDSDTRLLTMIARAKGLSERAGPVAYILRGSVWAGVHTPASADEDEVRLSAVIETVDLTKMMKGAVELNKRIYAGDVVSIPEAGKVFVGGAVNKPDAFDLRGELTLTQAITLANGTKPDAKKSRVTIVRQDPDRSSLIELAVNLSEIERDPKKDVKLQVGDVVYVPSSTAKNLGLALLNSLAVQAALLPIYIIR
- a CDS encoding cyclase family protein, which translates into the protein MVKYVDISLPISPALPTWPGAPPVAFERRLDMARGDAVNDTNMFCNVHVGTHIDAPLHHLEDGLSAAELPLESCIGPALVADASDADVITAARLDALGVPPMVERLLLRTRNSQWWAAGVREFRADYVALTAEAAQWIVERGIRLIGVDYLSVQRYQDGPETHRILLRAGVIVLEGVSLAHVSPGLYELICLPMKLVGVDGAPARAILKQMEASR
- a CDS encoding class I SAM-dependent methyltransferase, whose product is MSRIIAVMVEPTSLTEKSYWDRKWDARAPARRLNLREYLNSRIAAMLADVLPPTPARVLEVGAADSLWLPYLGSTYGYEVVGVDYSRVGCQRLVANLAEMPGEAMVVEGDVTQPCFAPGSFDVVFSNGFIEHFTEYGQLVALFRSWLKPRGLLITLVPNKHYAFRYVEQWIAPTQYHAHVLIEPSDLQKAYEQAGLQEIVAGYLGSFATWKYNSKAKGLTRWLLRVSAKAIGWPVHTVLRTTGWTPESRMFSPLVYAVGRAPQ
- a CDS encoding acylneuraminate cytidylyltransferase family protein, translating into MNVAIITARAGSKSILNKNVMPVAGRPLIAYPIEAARQARLIERVYVSTDGDAIARVAEQLGCEIIWRPDELGGDHVNHGDVIKHAVETVDARIATLQNVVLLLGNTVMIDGELIDQALTLLGERDDIDSVMSVWEAADDHPYRALRIREDGLIDTFGDAPRLVSTERQSYPKAYYYDQGVWAFRKDCVQRRDGPNPWWWMGKRVAPIIRTWITGRDIHTLFDAAIAEWYVQNRQMIKASLEERTLSLP